In Acidovorax sp. GBBC 1281, a single window of DNA contains:
- the traD gene encoding type IV conjugative transfer system coupling protein TraD, producing MAQPHAVEVLLRPAVELYTVAVCAGTALLCAMAPWAMALSPRLGAGSAMAFLAFGAIRLRDALAILRYRRNIRRLPRYVMTSRAVPVSSQRLFIGRGFRWDQRHTHRLMQTYRPEFRRYVEPTALYRLGRRVEARLEFAPFPLSAIGRLTAWDHPLNPARPLPPVGGMPRLHGIEPQETDVTLPLGERVGHSLVLGTTRVGKTRLAELFITQDIRRRNAHGDFEVVIVFDPKGDADLLKRMYVEAQRAGREAEFYVFHLGWPDISARYNAVGRFGRISEVATRIAGQLSGEGNSAAFREFAWRFVNIIARALVELGQRPDYLLIQRHVVNIDALFIEYAQHYFARNEPKAWEIIVQLEAKLNEKNIPRNMIGREKRVVALEQYLSQVRTYDPVLDGLRSAVRYDRTYFDKIVASLLPLLEKLTTGKIAQLLAPDYSDLADPRPIFDWMQIIRKRAVVYVGLDALSDAEVAAAVGNSMFSDLVSVAGHLYKFGVDDGLPGASANAKIPINVHADEFNELMGDEFIPMVNKGGGAGIQVTAYTQTLSDIEARIGNSAKAGQVVGNFNNLFMLRVRETATAELLTKQLPKVEVYATSVMSGATDSSDIHGKTAFTSNTQDRITTSSVPLIEPAHVVGLPKGQAFALLEGGNLWKIRMPLPAPDPDEAMPKDLQQLAGYMRQHYVEAGDWWEHQGFAGLQDTPLPADLLDGFRHMAADEAQESVAAP from the coding sequence ATGGCCCAGCCCCATGCGGTGGAAGTCCTGCTCCGGCCCGCCGTGGAGCTCTACACCGTCGCGGTCTGCGCGGGAACCGCGCTGCTGTGCGCGATGGCCCCCTGGGCAATGGCCCTGAGCCCGCGGCTGGGCGCTGGTTCCGCGATGGCCTTTCTCGCCTTCGGGGCGATCCGCCTGCGCGACGCCCTGGCGATCCTGCGCTACCGCCGCAACATCCGCCGCCTTCCCCGCTACGTCATGACCAGCCGTGCGGTTCCGGTGAGTTCGCAGCGGCTCTTCATCGGCCGGGGGTTTCGCTGGGACCAGCGGCACACCCACCGCCTGATGCAGACCTATAGGCCGGAGTTTCGCCGCTACGTCGAGCCCACGGCCCTGTACCGCCTGGGCCGGCGTGTGGAGGCGCGCCTGGAATTCGCGCCGTTTCCGCTGTCGGCCATCGGACGCCTGACCGCATGGGATCACCCGCTCAATCCCGCGCGCCCGTTGCCGCCCGTGGGCGGCATGCCGCGCTTGCACGGGATCGAGCCGCAGGAAACCGACGTGACCCTGCCCCTGGGTGAACGGGTCGGCCATTCGCTGGTGCTGGGCACCACGCGGGTCGGCAAGACGCGCCTGGCCGAACTGTTCATCACGCAGGACATTCGCCGGCGCAATGCCCACGGAGATTTCGAGGTCGTCATCGTCTTCGATCCCAAGGGCGATGCCGATCTGCTCAAGCGCATGTATGTCGAGGCCCAACGCGCAGGCCGCGAGGCCGAGTTCTATGTGTTCCATCTCGGCTGGCCCGACATCAGCGCGCGCTATAACGCCGTGGGCCGCTTCGGGCGGATCTCGGAGGTGGCGACCCGCATCGCCGGGCAGTTGTCCGGCGAGGGCAACAGCGCTGCCTTCCGCGAATTCGCCTGGCGGTTCGTCAACATCATCGCGCGTGCGCTGGTGGAGTTGGGCCAGCGCCCCGACTACCTGCTGATCCAGCGGCATGTCGTGAACATCGATGCGCTGTTCATCGAGTATGCCCAGCACTACTTCGCCCGGAACGAGCCGAAGGCCTGGGAAATCATCGTCCAGCTCGAAGCGAAGTTGAACGAGAAGAACATCCCGCGCAACATGATCGGTCGGGAAAAACGTGTCGTGGCGCTGGAGCAGTACCTGTCCCAGGTGCGGACCTACGACCCGGTACTCGACGGCCTGCGCAGCGCCGTGCGCTACGACCGCACGTATTTCGACAAGATCGTGGCCAGCCTGCTGCCGCTGCTGGAAAAACTCACCACCGGCAAGATCGCGCAGTTGCTGGCACCCGACTATTCGGACCTGGCCGACCCGCGGCCGATCTTCGACTGGATGCAGATCATCCGCAAGCGCGCCGTGGTCTATGTGGGCCTGGATGCACTGTCCGATGCGGAGGTCGCCGCCGCCGTCGGCAATTCGATGTTCTCCGACCTGGTGTCGGTCGCAGGGCATCTGTACAAGTTCGGCGTGGACGATGGACTGCCCGGTGCATCCGCGAACGCGAAGATTCCGATCAACGTGCATGCGGACGAGTTCAACGAACTCATGGGCGACGAGTTCATCCCGATGGTCAACAAGGGTGGTGGTGCGGGCATCCAGGTCACCGCCTACACGCAGACGCTCTCCGACATCGAGGCACGCATCGGCAACAGTGCCAAGGCCGGCCAGGTGGTGGGCAACTTCAACAACCTGTTCATGCTGCGGGTGCGCGAGACGGCCACCGCCGAACTGCTCACGAAGCAGTTGCCCAAGGTGGAGGTTTACGCCACGTCCGTCATGAGCGGTGCCACGGACAGCTCAGACATCCATGGCAAGACGGCGTTCACCAGCAACACGCAGGACCGTATCACCACCTCCAGCGTGCCGCTGATCGAGCCGGCGCATGTGGTCGGCCTCCCGAAGGGCCAGGCTTTTGCGTTGCTGGAAGGTGGCAATCTCTGGAAGATCCGCATGCCGTTGCCAGCGCCCGATCCCGACGAAGCGATGCCCAAGGACCTCCAGCAACTGGCCGGATACATGCGCCAGCACTACGTGGAGGCCGGCGACTGGTGGGAACACCAGGGATTTGCAGGATTGCAGGACACGCCCCTGCCCGCCGATCTGCTGGACGGCTTTCGCCACATGGCCGCGGACGAGGCACAAGAGAGCGTGGCGGCACCATGA
- a CDS encoding TIGR03747 family integrating conjugative element membrane protein, with amino-acid sequence MSDPAATARRQQDQQQGLVAQIITLPFRFVGVLCGSLLLCIAIECVGMHLFWPEEGWRHASNMLNDELAQLSGHFTRSALVEEPGRTGRWLVEQGYEWTFVRSGLVDWMRDASAQASAPSRGSHRDFRFYISQVYVWTERYLIASGFMLLVFIVRLLVLVLSLPLFLMAAFVGLVDGLVRRDIRRFGAGRESGFVYHRAKAAVMPLAVWPWVVYLALPVSVSPLLILLPSAMLLGLAVNIAVGSFKKYL; translated from the coding sequence ATGAGCGATCCGGCCGCGACCGCCCGGCGCCAGCAGGACCAGCAGCAAGGATTGGTCGCCCAGATCATCACGCTGCCGTTTCGCTTCGTCGGGGTCCTCTGCGGCTCGCTGCTGCTGTGCATCGCCATCGAATGCGTCGGCATGCACCTGTTCTGGCCGGAAGAAGGCTGGCGGCACGCATCGAACATGCTGAACGACGAACTGGCCCAGTTGTCGGGGCATTTCACGCGCAGCGCGCTGGTGGAGGAACCGGGACGCACGGGCCGATGGCTGGTCGAGCAGGGCTACGAATGGACCTTCGTGCGAAGCGGTCTGGTGGACTGGATGCGCGATGCGTCGGCGCAGGCCAGCGCGCCCAGCCGCGGCAGCCATCGGGATTTCCGCTTCTACATCAGCCAGGTGTATGTCTGGACGGAGCGCTATTTGATTGCCAGCGGTTTCATGCTGCTGGTGTTCATCGTTCGACTGCTCGTCCTGGTGCTCAGCCTGCCGCTCTTTCTGATGGCGGCCTTCGTCGGGCTGGTGGATGGCTTGGTGCGCCGCGATATCCGGCGCTTCGGTGCAGGCCGGGAGTCCGGTTTTGTCTATCACCGGGCGAAGGCTGCGGTGATGCCGCTCGCCGTATGGCCATGGGTGGTCTATCTGGCCTTGCCCGTGAGCGTCAGCCCGCTGCTGATCCTGCTGCCCAGCGCGATGCTGTTGGGATTGGCGGTAAACATCGCGGTGGGCAGCTTCAAGAAATATCTATAG
- a CDS encoding HIT family protein — MKKQNSIVTPEQKSCAFCDYLNEKRPFTFVFRDADIAIMVTREQRGEPHLLVIPTRHVETLLDISDQEAARLSIGVRDVAKAIEKEYKPSGISVWQNNGTSASQSIGHVHFHVAGTLEEGGTDWGKVPELPLTATEEIAVRLRPYFS, encoded by the coding sequence GTGAAAAAGCAAAATAGTATCGTTACGCCAGAGCAAAAATCTTGCGCGTTTTGCGACTATCTGAATGAAAAAAGACCTTTCACGTTTGTGTTTAGGGACGCAGACATCGCCATTATGGTCACAAGAGAACAACGGGGAGAGCCTCACCTCTTGGTGATTCCAACCCGGCATGTTGAGACTTTGTTGGATATTTCGGATCAGGAGGCGGCAAGGTTGTCCATTGGCGTGCGTGACGTCGCCAAGGCTATTGAAAAGGAATACAAGCCGTCCGGAATCTCCGTCTGGCAGAATAATGGCACCTCAGCCAGCCAATCCATCGGGCATGTGCATTTTCACGTAGCTGGTACCCTTGAAGAGGGTGGAACAGATTGGGGGAAGGTTCCTGAATTACCATTGACTGCGACAGAAGAAATAGCCGTTAGATTGCGTCCGTATTTTTCCTGA
- a CDS encoding macro domain-containing protein: MNIISDLKTLRFWRYLLLYSLAFGGFLSAVMQFLLIIDPSLASVFRGRGPLAIIAAVSVISGVFKSWPRPIEMEFSAPKTKIKIIKGDILKQDGHLVVGVCDTFDTETPKIISRNSLLGQTISSLYGGDTKQIDRLLDEALIGETPVGEIEKEGKTKRYELGTVAVVRHDPRLVFFVAYCEMNKRNEAFGTVDAVWKSLSSLWTAQSVHGNHSSISVPVIGGGQARMSSLLPAQDAIRIIALSFMFASRKHKVSDELRIVVQPADYDRLDRMELQSFLSSLRPS; the protein is encoded by the coding sequence GTGAATATAATTTCCGATCTTAAAACCCTACGCTTTTGGCGATATCTGCTTCTATACTCCCTGGCATTTGGTGGGTTCCTGTCGGCGGTAATGCAGTTTTTGTTGATAATCGATCCTTCTCTTGCTTCGGTTTTTCGGGGAAGAGGGCCTCTTGCCATCATTGCAGCCGTTTCTGTTATTTCTGGGGTGTTTAAGTCCTGGCCTCGTCCAATCGAAATGGAATTTAGTGCTCCAAAGACAAAAATAAAAATCATCAAAGGCGATATTCTCAAGCAGGACGGGCATCTTGTCGTGGGAGTTTGCGATACGTTCGATACGGAAACTCCAAAGATAATATCGCGAAACAGCCTGCTGGGTCAGACTATCAGCAGCTTGTACGGCGGCGATACGAAGCAGATCGACAGACTCCTTGACGAAGCCTTGATCGGCGAGACGCCGGTGGGAGAAATAGAAAAAGAAGGAAAAACCAAAAGGTACGAATTGGGTACGGTAGCGGTAGTTCGCCATGATCCACGCCTGGTATTTTTTGTGGCTTATTGCGAAATGAATAAACGCAATGAGGCGTTCGGAACGGTTGATGCCGTATGGAAAAGCTTGTCTTCGCTTTGGACTGCACAATCAGTCCATGGCAATCATTCTTCTATATCGGTGCCCGTTATTGGTGGTGGTCAAGCAAGAATGTCCTCCCTGTTGCCCGCTCAGGATGCAATACGAATAATCGCTTTGTCTTTCATGTTTGCGTCGCGCAAACATAAGGTGTCCGATGAGTTGCGAATTGTGGTGCAACCGGCCGACTATGATCGGCTCGACCGAATGGAACTGCAGTCTTTCCTGTCTTCGTTGAGGCCATCGTGA
- a CDS encoding TIR domain-containing protein yields the protein MSYRNKTYVAFASEDIHLYRLMEAWRENEKIDFDFYDAHDLFISRDTSSRETIKKNLRERLKNAKQIVLIGSADAKRKGGDGYSFLAHEIEVIMEFNLPIVVANKDGDRTIDRGFIPAPLLDASYYTLSVSLQPAIIKFALDNYAVAFAASAKKGPHFYEKEIYSKLGI from the coding sequence ATGAGTTATAGGAATAAAACTTACGTTGCTTTCGCTAGCGAGGATATCCATCTCTATCGATTGATGGAGGCTTGGCGGGAAAACGAGAAAATAGATTTTGATTTTTACGATGCCCATGATCTTTTTATTTCGCGCGACACCAGTTCGCGAGAAACGATCAAAAAAAATCTTCGTGAAAGACTGAAGAATGCCAAGCAAATTGTTTTGATCGGGAGCGCTGATGCCAAAAGAAAAGGCGGCGACGGGTACTCATTTTTGGCGCACGAAATTGAAGTAATCATGGAGTTCAATCTCCCGATCGTAGTTGCGAATAAAGACGGTGATCGAACGATAGATAGGGGATTTATTCCTGCGCCACTACTGGATGCCAGCTACTACACGTTGTCGGTGTCGTTGCAGCCTGCCATCATAAAATTTGCTTTGGATAACTATGCTGTCGCATTTGCTGCCTCTGCAAAAAAGGGGCCTCACTTTTACGAAAAAGAGATATACAGCAAGCTGGGGATTTAA
- a CDS encoding integrative conjugative element protein, RAQPRD family, with the protein MDRTHRSTLAWRPAFAAVLFASLVPTAHQAAATDDAEIERERLAAIVRQLDLIDRLVGQSATAAPDVPARYHFDYPRLNADLQRVRAGIRDYLSPQRAQPRDPAALSGDYRQDAGQERER; encoded by the coding sequence ATGGATCGAACCCACAGATCGACGCTGGCATGGCGACCCGCTTTCGCGGCGGTCCTGTTCGCCAGCCTGGTGCCCACGGCACACCAAGCCGCCGCAACCGATGACGCGGAGATCGAACGCGAGCGCCTCGCCGCCATCGTTCGCCAGTTGGACCTGATCGATCGCCTCGTCGGTCAATCCGCCACCGCCGCGCCCGACGTTCCTGCCCGATACCACTTCGACTACCCGCGCCTGAATGCCGATCTGCAGCGCGTGCGCGCCGGCATCCGCGATTACCTCAGCCCGCAGCGGGCCCAGCCGCGCGACCCGGCCGCGCTCTCCGGCGACTACCGCCAGGACGCCGGGCAGGAGCGCGAGCGATGA
- a CDS encoding TIGR03758 family integrating conjugative element protein, producing the protein MTAQQLSAFQANGGFDASASLGLLVGAVFAILLLWGVWALRTAYVGWSEQRISQRQFLGVAMRFVAMYLVLTFFLLS; encoded by the coding sequence ATGACGGCCCAGCAACTGTCCGCATTCCAGGCCAATGGCGGCTTCGACGCCTCCGCATCCCTCGGCCTGCTGGTCGGGGCCGTGTTCGCCATCCTGCTGCTGTGGGGCGTGTGGGCATTGCGCACGGCCTATGTCGGTTGGTCGGAGCAACGAATTTCCCAGCGTCAGTTCCTCGGTGTCGCGATGCGTTTCGTCGCGATGTACCTCGTGCTGACTTTCTTCCTTCTCTCTTGA
- a CDS encoding TIGR03745 family integrating conjugative element membrane protein, whose product MHPVPSHRSLLRWPVRLSARASIPALLLSSFAQAQGLPTLEDPTRGAGSGIMETLRNYAYDIVMLVALLVVASMFIGVCYHAYGTYAEIHNGRKTWGQFGLSVAVGAVLLVVGIWLLTKATGIL is encoded by the coding sequence ATGCATCCGGTCCCCTCCCATCGTTCCCTCCTCCGCTGGCCCGTGCGACTTTCGGCGCGGGCCAGTATTCCCGCGTTGCTGCTGTCGTCATTCGCGCAGGCCCAGGGGTTGCCCACGCTGGAGGACCCCACCCGCGGCGCGGGTAGCGGCATCATGGAAACGCTGCGCAACTACGCCTACGACATCGTGATGCTGGTGGCGCTGCTCGTCGTGGCCTCCATGTTCATCGGTGTCTGCTACCACGCCTACGGCACCTACGCCGAGATCCACAACGGCCGCAAGACCTGGGGCCAGTTCGGATTGAGCGTGGCGGTCGGAGCGGTGCTTTTGGTGGTGGGCATCTGGCTGCTCACCAAGGCCACCGGGATTCTGTGA